A region of Poecile atricapillus isolate bPoeAtr1 chromosome 24, bPoeAtr1.hap1, whole genome shotgun sequence DNA encodes the following proteins:
- the YRDC gene encoding threonylcarbamoyl-AMP synthase: protein MGRAARVLALARAAEGAAGPGPGLGRGRLVLLPPGSGARPGPRCARGEPAEGGGCAGGGSAPVELGWAAPEVGGPGRWRQEPGRPADARCGAGWREAVAAAAGALQAGGLVAVPTDTVYGVACLAQDSAAVRSIYSLKGRNGAKPLAICLGDVERLYRYCRVNVPDELLRDLLPGPVTLVLQRSEELNKDLNPFTSLVGVRIPNHPFMRDLARACPGPLALTSANISSQGSTLTVLEFQDLWPQLSLVIDGGPIGDIQSPECRLGSTVVDLSVSGKFSIIRPGCALTPTVEILKEKYGLVPEPS, encoded by the exons AtggggcgggcggcgcgggtgctggcgctggcgcgGGCGGCGGAGGGAGcggcgggcccgggcccggggctgggcCGCGGCCgcctggtgctgctgccgcCCGGcagcggggcccggcccggccctcgATGTGCGCGCGGGGAGCCAGCGGAGGGGGGAGGCTGTGCCGGCGGCGGGAGCGCCCCggtggagctgggctgggccgcACCGGAGGTTGGAGGCCCCGGGCGGTGGCGGCAGGAGCCGGGCCGCCCCGCTGACGCCCGGTGTGGCGCAGGCTGGAGGGAGGCGGTGGCGGCCGCGGCCGGCGCTCTGCAGGCGGGCGGGCTGGTGGCGGTGCCCACGGACACGGTGTACGGCGTGGCCTGCCTGGCCCAGGACTCGGCCGCCGTGCGCAGCATCTACAGCCTGAAGGGGCGGAACGGAGCCAAGCCGCTCGCCATCTGCCTCGGGGACGTGGAGCGGCTCTACAG GTACTGCCGAGTCAATGTTCCCGACGAGCTGCTGCGGGACTTGCTCCCGGGACCGGTGACCCTGGTGTTACAGCGTTCAGAAGAGCTGAATAAAGACCTGAATCCGTTCACATCG ctggtTGGTGTTCGCATTCCAAACCACCCCTTCATGAGGGACCTGGCTCGCGCCTGCCCGGGACCGCTGGCTTTGACAAGCGCCAACAtcagctcccagggcagcaccCTGACCGTGCTG gaattccaggatttgtGGCCTCAGTTGTCCTTGGTCATTGATGGAGGTCCCATAGGAGACATCCAGAGCCCAGAGTGTCGCTTGGGATCAACTGTGGTTGACTTATCTGTGTCAGGGAAATTCTCCATCATCCGGCCTGGCTG TGCACTAACGCCCACAGTTGAAATCCTGAAGGAGAAGTATGGCTTGGTACCAGAACCTTCCTAA